From a single Shewanella denitrificans OS217 genomic region:
- a CDS encoding flagellar motor protein MotB, translating into MLHKNEPIIIKRGRRSKRSASHGGAWKVAFADFTLAMMALFMVLWIMQIADQDERSQIVQYLRGEMYASGAMNPFDVAQSSSIIDFEGSPAIQQAIITSAGSGPERAGPAMHNNIPAGEEEPNAGQGPEFNAMVPGQYDTQAQLVMLARQLNHVVQQSSMADNIAVTLVPQGIRILIHDNIDRFMFTRGSAQMQVYFEDLLLALGPVLGQVTNAMVISGHTDSTPYVGTEFTNWELSSKRALLARRVLEFGGVKRNQVIQVTGMADQVAYIPQEPAAAANRRIEVLILTSTTEQLIRDMVGVPAEHLDAGIELQDAKLQAELALPRVRYQ; encoded by the coding sequence ATGCTCCATAAAAATGAACCTATCATCATTAAGCGTGGCAGGCGAAGCAAGCGTTCAGCGAGTCATGGTGGGGCGTGGAAAGTCGCCTTTGCCGATTTCACCTTAGCCATGATGGCGCTATTTATGGTGTTGTGGATCATGCAAATAGCCGATCAAGATGAGCGCAGCCAAATCGTGCAATATTTGCGTGGTGAGATGTATGCTTCGGGGGCGATGAACCCTTTCGATGTGGCGCAATCTTCATCAATTATTGATTTTGAAGGCAGCCCGGCGATTCAGCAGGCGATAATTACATCCGCAGGCAGTGGTCCAGAACGTGCCGGCCCTGCGATGCATAATAATATTCCTGCCGGAGAAGAGGAGCCTAATGCTGGGCAAGGGCCAGAATTTAATGCCATGGTGCCAGGTCAATATGATACTCAAGCTCAGCTTGTGATGTTAGCGCGGCAATTAAATCATGTGGTACAACAATCGAGTATGGCTGACAATATCGCCGTTACCTTGGTGCCTCAAGGGATCCGTATTCTTATTCATGACAATATAGACAGATTTATGTTCACCCGTGGCAGTGCGCAAATGCAGGTCTATTTCGAAGACTTACTTTTGGCTTTAGGACCCGTACTTGGGCAAGTAACCAATGCCATGGTGATTTCTGGACACACGGATTCAACGCCCTATGTGGGTACCGAGTTCACCAATTGGGAGTTATCGAGTAAGCGGGCATTGTTGGCAAGGCGAGTATTGGAGTTTGGTGGGGTTAAGCGCAATCAAGTGATCCAAGTGACAGGCATGGCTGATCAAGTGGCTTATATTCCACAAGAGCCTGCGGCTGCGGCTAATCGCCGCATTGAAGTTTTGATTTTAACCTCTACCACAGAACAGCTTATTCGTGACATGGTTGGTGTACCTGCAGAGCATTTAGATGCAGGAATAGAGTTGCAGGATGCAAAATTACAAGCCGAGTTAGCCTTACCTAGAGTCAGGTATCAATAG
- the hemN gene encoding oxygen-independent coproporphyrinogen III oxidase yields MQPTHIAWDQSMIEKYNYSGPRYTSYPTALEFDDSFTEDNLLEAIKTSKSKTLSLYIHIPFCAKLCYYCGCNKVITRHAHKADQYLEYLASEIIKRAPLFKHYQVTQMHWGGGTPTFLTPAQILSLTALLKQHFNFASQGEFSIEIDPREIELSMLDTLKEAGFNRISVGVQDFNKEVQIAVNREQDEQFIFDLIARAKDLGFVSTNVDLIYGLPLQTPASFAKTIKRIIELSPDRLSVFNYAHLPSRFAAQRKIKDEQLPTAQQRLDILHQTIESLTAAGYQFIGMDHFAKPDDELARLQREGKLHRNFQGYTTQEECDLLGLGVSSISQIGDCYAQNQKELQLYYQSIDTKAHALWKGCSLTRDDEIRRIVIKQLICHFELDIASIEAELGIDFDAYFSEDMNLLKTFIDDKLVSMQDRRITISATGRLLIRNICMCFDIYFRQKARQQQFSRVI; encoded by the coding sequence ATGCAGCCCACTCATATTGCTTGGGATCAGTCGATGATCGAAAAATACAATTACAGCGGCCCAAGATATACTTCTTACCCCACGGCGTTGGAGTTTGATGACTCATTCACAGAAGATAATCTGCTTGAGGCCATAAAAACCAGCAAAAGCAAAACTTTATCCTTGTATATACATATCCCTTTCTGTGCCAAATTATGTTATTACTGCGGCTGTAACAAGGTGATCACTCGCCATGCACACAAGGCAGATCAGTACCTAGAATACCTTGCCAGCGAAATCATCAAACGAGCACCATTATTCAAGCATTATCAAGTAACCCAGATGCATTGGGGCGGCGGCACGCCGACCTTCTTAACTCCGGCGCAAATATTATCCTTAACGGCATTATTAAAGCAGCACTTCAATTTTGCCTCCCAAGGCGAGTTCTCCATTGAGATTGATCCAAGAGAAATCGAGCTCAGCATGCTCGATACCCTCAAAGAAGCGGGTTTTAATCGCATTTCAGTGGGGGTACAAGATTTTAATAAAGAAGTGCAGATAGCGGTCAACCGTGAGCAAGACGAGCAGTTCATTTTCGATCTTATCGCTCGGGCTAAAGACTTAGGCTTTGTGTCCACCAATGTGGATTTGATTTACGGTCTGCCGCTGCAAACACCGGCAAGCTTTGCTAAGACCATAAAACGCATTATTGAGCTGTCTCCCGATCGTCTGTCTGTGTTTAATTATGCTCATTTACCTTCACGTTTCGCCGCCCAGCGTAAGATCAAAGATGAACAATTACCCACAGCTCAGCAGCGCTTGGACATTTTACACCAGACTATCGAGTCACTAACTGCTGCGGGTTATCAGTTTATTGGCATGGATCATTTTGCTAAGCCTGATGATGAACTGGCAAGGTTACAAAGAGAGGGTAAGCTACACCGCAACTTTCAAGGCTATACCACTCAAGAAGAATGTGACTTGCTTGGGCTCGGCGTCTCCTCCATCAGCCAGATCGGCGATTGTTATGCGCAAAACCAAAAAGAGTTACAGCTTTACTACCAATCTATCGATACCAAAGCGCATGCGTTATGGAAGGGCTGTAGCCTAACTCGTGATGATGAAATTCGCCGTATCGTGATAAAGCAGCTGATTTGTCATTTTGAATTAGATATTGCCAGTATTGAAGCCGAGCTTGGAATAGATTTTGATGCTTACTTTAGTGAAGATATGAATCTATTAAAGACTTTTATCGATGACAAGCTGGTAAGCATGCAAGATAGACGCATCACCATTAGCGCCACAGGAAGGCTACTTATTCGTAATATTTGCATGTGCTTTGATATTTACTTCCGCCAAAAAGCCCGCCAACAGCAGTTTTCGCGAGTGATTTAA
- a CDS encoding DUF885 domain-containing protein, with product MLKRLTPLLLIILWGCQGGSTPVVTDKAQVDNITKFNQDNKLQDIIAKAWQLQLEKDPQLAAAFGDNSQSGKLADLSPATLLSHNQRAQALALELAQIDTSLLSKINKTNALILKYQLDNDIDLYRYHDHYLPLTAESGFHADISAITRGRFTSMQDYRDYLSRLSALPKYFSQQTYWLKKGIKSGITQPRAVLKGFENSISAFIVPVEESVYYQPFNDFPAHFTEAEKRALIAEANHTIETKVLPPYQDFYRFMTESYIPQARRDIAASSLPFGSAFYTNRLKHYTTVDMSADEVHDLGLSEVKRIRAQMQQIVTELKFKGTFADFLHFLRTDPQFYAKTPKALLKEAAYLAKQADAILPKYFGKLPRSPYGVEAVPAEIAPKYTTGRYSGANSDYEPGYYWVNTYALETRPLYELPALTLHEAVPGHHLQISLNKEIADLPNFRRYSYISAFGEGWGLYSEYLGIEAGYYQDPYSQFGRLTYEMWRAARLVVDTGMHVKGWSRQQAIDFMASNTALSLHNVTTEIDRYISWPGQALSYKIGELIIKRLRAKAELALGEKFDIRQFHDAVLEQGSVPMSVLEQQIDELIKDTQAKMKK from the coding sequence ATGTTAAAACGACTCACGCCGCTATTACTCATCATTCTCTGGGGCTGCCAAGGGGGCTCAACCCCCGTGGTCACCGACAAAGCCCAAGTAGATAACATTACAAAATTTAACCAAGACAATAAATTACAAGACATTATCGCTAAAGCTTGGCAGTTGCAATTAGAAAAAGATCCACAACTGGCCGCCGCATTCGGTGATAACAGCCAATCAGGCAAGTTAGCCGACCTCTCACCCGCAACCTTGCTAAGCCATAATCAGCGCGCCCAAGCCTTAGCTCTAGAGCTAGCACAAATTGATACTAGCCTATTATCAAAAATCAATAAAACCAATGCATTAATACTCAAGTATCAGCTAGATAATGATATTGATTTATATCGCTATCATGATCACTACCTACCGCTTACAGCAGAAAGCGGCTTTCACGCCGATATCAGTGCCATTACCCGAGGCCGCTTCACTAGTATGCAAGATTATCGCGATTATTTATCGCGCTTAAGTGCCCTGCCTAAGTATTTTTCTCAGCAAACCTATTGGCTTAAAAAAGGCATAAAATCTGGGATAACCCAGCCAAGAGCGGTACTGAAAGGATTTGAAAACAGCATTAGCGCCTTTATCGTCCCCGTAGAAGAAAGCGTTTATTACCAGCCCTTCAACGACTTCCCAGCCCATTTCACCGAAGCCGAAAAACGCGCCCTTATAGCCGAGGCTAATCACACCATCGAAACTAAGGTATTGCCTCCCTACCAAGACTTTTACCGCTTTATGACCGAGAGCTACATCCCTCAAGCAAGGCGTGATATAGCTGCTTCATCCTTACCCTTTGGTAGCGCCTTTTACACTAATCGTCTCAAACACTACACCACAGTGGACATGAGCGCCGATGAGGTTCATGACTTAGGCTTAAGTGAAGTGAAGCGCATTCGGGCGCAAATGCAACAAATTGTCACAGAACTCAAGTTTAAAGGCACTTTTGCCGACTTCTTGCATTTTTTACGCACTGACCCGCAATTTTATGCCAAGACCCCCAAAGCGCTATTAAAAGAGGCGGCTTATTTAGCCAAGCAGGCCGATGCTATTTTACCTAAATATTTTGGTAAACTGCCAAGAAGCCCCTATGGCGTAGAGGCTGTACCCGCCGAGATAGCGCCCAAATACACCACAGGGCGTTATTCTGGTGCCAACAGTGACTATGAGCCAGGTTATTATTGGGTCAACACCTACGCCTTAGAGACGCGCCCCCTGTATGAATTGCCAGCGCTAACCTTGCATGAAGCCGTGCCAGGGCATCATCTGCAGATTTCATTGAATAAAGAAATTGCCGACCTGCCTAACTTCAGACGCTACAGTTATATCTCAGCCTTTGGCGAAGGTTGGGGGCTTTACAGCGAATATTTAGGCATAGAAGCCGGTTACTACCAAGACCCTTATAGCCAATTTGGTCGATTAACCTATGAGATGTGGCGCGCCGCCCGTTTAGTGGTCGACACAGGTATGCACGTCAAAGGTTGGAGTCGGCAACAAGCGATAGATTTTATGGCCAGTAATACAGCCTTATCACTTCATAATGTCACCACTGAGATTGACAGGTATATTTCTTGGCCAGGACAAGCCTTATCTTACAAGATAGGCGAGCTTATCATTAAGCGGCTAAGAGCGAAGGCTGAACTAGCATTAGGTGAGAAATTTGATATCAGGCAGTTTCATGATGCGGTGCTAGAACAAGGCTCAGTGCCCATGTCTGTGCTTGAGCAGCAAATAGATGAACTCATTAAAGACACTCAAGCCAAGATGAAAAAATAA
- the add gene encoding adenosine deaminase encodes MIDKSIPLVDLHRHLDGNVRVQTIWELGHQHGIALPAQSLAELAPFVQIQGKENSLVAFLKKLDWMVAVLADLDAVKRVAYENVADAALSGLDYAELRFSPYYMAMNHNLPIEGVVEAVIDGVNAGLKDHAVKINLIGIMSRSFGQEKCLLELEGLLAHKDKLVAMDLAGDELGFPGDLFNDHFKRVRDAGLAITAHAGEAAGSESMWQAIQTLGATRIGHGVNAIHDPKLMEYLVKHKIGIESCPTSNLHTSTVDNYDVHPLRTFLDAGVLIGLNTDDPGVSNIDIAHEYRVVKSEMGFSDAQLAQLQRNGVEMAFMSDSDRKALYAAKA; translated from the coding sequence ATGATTGATAAGTCTATTCCGTTGGTTGATTTGCACAGGCATTTAGACGGAAACGTAAGAGTGCAGACAATTTGGGAGCTTGGCCACCAACATGGCATAGCATTACCGGCACAGTCACTGGCTGAACTTGCACCTTTCGTGCAAATTCAGGGTAAGGAAAATAGCTTAGTTGCATTCTTGAAGAAGCTAGACTGGATGGTCGCAGTGCTTGCAGATCTTGATGCGGTTAAGCGGGTGGCCTATGAAAATGTTGCCGATGCGGCATTGTCTGGCTTAGATTACGCCGAATTACGTTTTAGCCCTTATTACATGGCGATGAACCATAATTTACCTATCGAAGGTGTGGTCGAAGCTGTGATAGATGGTGTTAATGCGGGGCTTAAAGATCATGCGGTTAAAATTAACCTGATTGGTATTATGTCGCGCTCATTCGGCCAAGAAAAATGTCTTTTAGAATTAGAAGGCTTGCTGGCCCACAAAGACAAATTAGTGGCGATGGACTTAGCTGGCGATGAGCTAGGTTTCCCAGGTGATTTATTTAATGACCATTTTAAGCGGGTGCGCGATGCCGGCCTTGCCATTACCGCTCACGCGGGAGAAGCAGCAGGCTCAGAAAGTATGTGGCAGGCGATCCAGACTTTAGGCGCGACGCGTATCGGTCATGGTGTTAATGCGATTCACGATCCTAAGTTGATGGAATATTTAGTGAAGCACAAGATAGGTATCGAATCTTGCCCAACCAGTAACCTGCACACCTCGACCGTGGACAATTATGATGTTCATCCACTGCGCACTTTCTTGGATGCGGGAGTGTTAATTGGTTTGAATACTGATGATCCCGGCGTGAGTAACATCGATATTGCTCACGAGTATCGCGTGGTTAAGTCAGAGATGGGCTTTAGTGATGCGCAGTTGGCTCAATTGCAGCGTAATGGTGTTGAGATGGCATTTATGTCAGACAGTGACCGTAAGGCGTTGTACGCCGCTAAAGCCTAA
- a CDS encoding PilZ domain-containing protein: MIVYEEFWHRDGSPISEGAFEEINLNDHDSRRQSQRINLRKNNEIPLNLACDGVSISLLRMGWLTLQPLGSANVKDISLTGIGFLSSQALAINDEVIVQFQGIKLSCQICRHQKVQGKLAFYGANWLEQGQENLRIAFINHIRLHVKR; the protein is encoded by the coding sequence ATGATCGTATATGAGGAGTTTTGGCATCGGGACGGTAGCCCTATCTCTGAGGGGGCTTTTGAGGAAATCAATCTTAATGATCATGATAGTCGGCGGCAGTCACAACGGATAAACTTAAGGAAAAACAATGAAATTCCGCTTAATCTTGCCTGTGACGGGGTCAGCATAAGTTTGCTGAGAATGGGCTGGCTTACACTGCAGCCTTTAGGCAGCGCCAATGTTAAAGATATTAGTCTGACTGGAATAGGCTTCTTATCGAGTCAGGCTCTGGCCATAAATGATGAAGTCATAGTTCAATTTCAGGGTATTAAATTAAGCTGTCAAATCTGTCGCCATCAAAAGGTGCAGGGTAAGTTGGCTTTTTATGGTGCCAATTGGCTCGAGCAGGGCCAAGAAAATCTGCGTATCGCATTTATTAATCATATTAGGCTGCATGTAAAACGATAA